In Rhodanobacteraceae bacterium, a single window of DNA contains:
- a CDS encoding amidohydrolase family protein encodes MFQRTALALALSLVAANLAAQISTTPQQGLAEHTPRHTSIVDARIVVAPGKVIENGSVEIRDGLIVDVRAGRREAPGAVVVEALGKSVFPAFIDVHGSYGFDAKARCPALESSGAGPAAGRGGRGRFGGGGSASAPIAPAARHWNDRVCPERDVSRHLALDADAAKALRHLGFAASVAAPGSGVLRGQSALLSLRDQPTPQQNLLARRVAQYAAFEADFSFGGVYPGSKMGAIALIRQALLDAGWQRDLAAWQQKNVGERAEANAALDALLPVLDGQQAMVFDADDELDVVRAARIAAEFGLKRAWVLGTGNEYRVLDQLPDGIGMLLPLNFPKAPAVSDAEAALELSLAELERWRYAPYNPAKVAASGHPYALTLAGLDKPDAEFWPALRKAVKYGLSADQALAALTLHPARFLGAEGKLGEIKAGQPANLLIADAGLFNADDARIFEVWADGARDQIHAVDAPEITGQWTLNWMGASGPAEWIVEGKAEALKIKSGEHEATAKLSKGRLLITAPGEWFGAKDKSTLEAALSEGKLDGRWLSEDGRVRNWSAVRAGAAPKPTEGSELAAGAQSDAGQDGADKGAERGKNETVPAFPNQIRYPAGDFGRVGLPPQIDALVIRDATVWMTGASEPLAETDVLVERGRISAVGQDLSVPRGAIEIDGRGLHLTPGLIDAHSHIAGSGNINEPSHAITSEVRLGDIVDPTDINIYRELAGGTTTSHVLHGSANPIGGQSQLIKHRWGAGAEALKFAGATPTIKFALGENVKQSNWGPVAVPRYPQTRMGVEQLLKDAFVQARAYEAARTSKKGPPQRRDLRMEALVEILNHQRLVHIHSYRQDEILMFARLSAELGIKVAAFQHVLEGYKVAEVLAEVGAGASTFSDWWSFKMEAVDAIPYNAAIMVGQGVLTSINSDSNDLGRRLNTEAGKAGRYGALSDTEALALVTRNPAQQLRVDDRVGSIKPGMDADLVLWSHHPLSSYARPRKVWIDGREYFDQAADLAEQQRIVAARAELVQAALAEAPKGGPPGGPGGPGKPRLLIDPTRYAVLNSRLAALRGAYHNGEAVHYCQGEH; translated from the coding sequence ATGTTCCAGCGCACCGCGCTCGCGCTTGCCTTGTCCCTGGTAGCCGCAAATCTGGCTGCCCAGATCTCGACCACGCCCCAGCAGGGGCTGGCCGAGCACACGCCCCGACACACCAGCATCGTCGATGCCCGCATCGTGGTCGCGCCGGGCAAGGTGATCGAGAACGGCAGCGTGGAGATTCGCGATGGCCTGATTGTCGACGTGCGTGCCGGTCGCCGCGAAGCGCCTGGGGCGGTGGTCGTCGAGGCGCTTGGCAAGAGCGTGTTTCCGGCCTTCATCGACGTGCACGGCAGCTATGGTTTCGATGCCAAGGCACGCTGCCCGGCCCTGGAATCGTCAGGAGCCGGCCCTGCTGCCGGACGCGGCGGCCGCGGTCGTTTCGGCGGCGGTGGCTCGGCCAGCGCGCCGATTGCGCCGGCGGCGCGGCACTGGAATGACCGGGTGTGTCCGGAGCGTGATGTCAGTCGCCATCTGGCCCTGGATGCAGACGCGGCCAAGGCGCTGCGCCATCTGGGCTTTGCGGCCAGCGTCGCTGCGCCCGGCAGCGGCGTGCTGCGCGGCCAGAGTGCGCTACTCAGCCTGCGCGATCAGCCGACGCCACAACAGAATCTGCTGGCGCGCCGGGTGGCGCAGTACGCCGCCTTCGAGGCCGATTTCAGCTTCGGTGGCGTCTACCCCGGCTCGAAGATGGGCGCCATCGCGCTGATCCGGCAGGCCTTGCTCGACGCCGGCTGGCAGCGCGATCTGGCGGCCTGGCAGCAGAAGAACGTTGGCGAACGCGCCGAGGCCAATGCGGCCCTCGATGCCCTGTTGCCGGTGCTGGACGGGCAGCAGGCCATGGTTTTCGATGCCGATGACGAGCTGGATGTGGTGCGTGCCGCGCGCATTGCCGCGGAATTCGGTCTGAAGCGGGCCTGGGTGCTGGGCACAGGCAATGAATACCGGGTGCTCGATCAACTTCCCGATGGCATCGGCATGTTGTTGCCCCTGAACTTCCCGAAGGCACCCGCGGTGAGCGACGCCGAGGCCGCTCTGGAGCTCAGTCTGGCGGAACTGGAACGGTGGCGTTACGCGCCCTACAACCCGGCCAAGGTGGCCGCCAGCGGCCATCCGTACGCGCTGACGTTGGCCGGCCTCGACAAGCCCGACGCCGAGTTCTGGCCGGCCCTGCGCAAGGCAGTCAAGTACGGACTGAGCGCGGATCAGGCGCTGGCCGCGCTGACCCTGCATCCGGCCCGTTTCCTCGGGGCCGAGGGCAAGCTCGGCGAGATCAAGGCCGGGCAGCCCGCCAATCTGCTGATTGCCGATGCCGGCTTGTTCAACGCCGATGACGCCCGGATCTTTGAAGTCTGGGCCGATGGCGCGCGCGACCAGATTCACGCGGTGGACGCGCCCGAGATCACCGGGCAGTGGACGCTCAACTGGATGGGTGCATCGGGACCGGCCGAGTGGATCGTCGAGGGCAAGGCGGAGGCGCTGAAAATCAAGTCGGGCGAGCACGAGGCCACGGCGAAGCTGAGCAAGGGTCGCTTGCTGATCACGGCACCCGGCGAGTGGTTTGGCGCCAAGGACAAATCCACGCTGGAGGCGGCATTGTCCGAGGGCAAGCTCGATGGTCGTTGGCTGAGTGAGGATGGCCGTGTGCGCAACTGGAGCGCTGTGCGCGCGGGGGCAGCGCCGAAGCCGACGGAAGGTTCGGAACTGGCGGCCGGTGCGCAGAGCGATGCTGGACAGGATGGCGCCGACAAGGGCGCGGAGCGCGGCAAGAACGAGACCGTGCCAGCATTTCCGAATCAGATCCGCTACCCGGCCGGAGATTTCGGCCGAGTCGGGCTGCCGCCGCAGATCGACGCGCTGGTGATCCGCGATGCGACGGTGTGGATGACCGGCGCATCCGAGCCGCTCGCCGAAACCGATGTGCTGGTGGAGCGCGGCCGTATCAGCGCCGTGGGTCAGGATCTGTCGGTGCCACGCGGCGCCATCGAGATCGATGGCCGCGGTCTGCATCTGACCCCGGGCCTCATCGACGCCCACTCGCATATCGCCGGCAGCGGCAACATCAACGAACCCAGCCACGCGATCACCTCGGAAGTGCGCCTGGGCGACATCGTCGATCCCACCGACATCAACATTTACCGCGAACTGGCCGGTGGCACCACCACCTCGCACGTGCTGCACGGTTCGGCCAATCCGATCGGCGGGCAGTCGCAGCTGATCAAGCACCGCTGGGGCGCGGGCGCCGAAGCGCTGAAGTTCGCTGGCGCCACGCCGACCATCAAGTTTGCGCTGGGCGAGAACGTCAAGCAGTCGAACTGGGGACCGGTGGCGGTGCCGCGCTATCCACAAACCCGCATGGGCGTGGAGCAGCTGCTGAAGGATGCCTTCGTGCAGGCGCGCGCCTACGAGGCTGCGCGGACCAGCAAGAAAGGCCCGCCGCAGCGGCGCGATCTGCGCATGGAGGCGCTGGTCGAGATCCTCAACCATCAGCGCCTGGTGCACATTCATTCCTACCGCCAGGACGAGATCCTGATGTTCGCCCGGCTGTCGGCCGAACTCGGCATCAAGGTGGCGGCCTTCCAGCATGTGCTGGAGGGCTACAAGGTGGCTGAAGTGCTGGCCGAGGTGGGCGCGGGCGCCTCTACTTTCTCGGACTGGTGGAGCTTCAAGATGGAAGCCGTCGACGCCATACCCTACAACGCCGCGATCATGGTGGGGCAGGGGGTGCTGACCTCGATCAACTCCGACAGCAATGACCTGGGTCGACGTCTCAATACCGAAGCCGGCAAGGCCGGCCGCTACGGCGCGCTGAGCGATACCGAGGCGCTGGCCTTGGTGACCCGCAATCCGGCGCAGCAACTGCGCGTGGACGATCGCGTCGGCAGCATCAAGCCGGGCATGGACGCCGATCTGGTGCTGTGGAGCCACCATCCGCTGTCCTCCTACGCCCGCCCGCGCAAGGTCTGGATCGATGGTCGCGAGTACTTCGATCAGGCCGCCGATCTGGCCGAGCAACAACGCATCGTCGCCGCCCGTGCCGAGTTGGTACAGGCGGCACTGGCCGAAGCCCCCAAGGGCGGGCCGCCGGGAGGCCCCGGAGGGCCGGGCAAGCCGCGATTGCTGATCGATCCCACCCGTTATGCCGTGCTCAATTCCAGACTGGCCGCCCTGCGCGGTGCCTATCACAACGGCGAAGCCGTGCATTACTGCCAGGGAGAGCATTGA
- a CDS encoding dimethylargininase produces MPHALVREVSASLGDCQLSFVGRAPINVDLARRQHRAYQQALVDAGCTLVSVPAEDQMPDAVFVEDTVLVLDELAVMTRPGAVSRRSESASVAEVIGRYRPLLWIDEPGTLDGGDILRIGRDIYVGATARSNDTAVAQLRKAVLGYGYRVHQVAIQGCLHLKSAVTQISDDTLLVQPQWLVDAKVFAGYRRIEVDPAEEHAANALRIGRSVVYPSCFPRTQARIESIGVEVRAVDVSELQKAEGAVTCCSVLFRA; encoded by the coding sequence CTGCCCCATGCCCTGGTCCGTGAGGTCAGCGCCAGTCTGGGCGATTGCCAGCTGTCTTTCGTTGGCCGCGCACCCATCAATGTGGACCTGGCGCGACGGCAGCATCGCGCTTATCAGCAGGCCCTGGTCGACGCCGGCTGCACCCTTGTGTCGGTGCCGGCTGAAGATCAGATGCCGGATGCGGTGTTTGTGGAAGACACGGTGCTGGTGCTGGATGAGCTGGCAGTCATGACCCGGCCGGGAGCAGTTTCGCGGCGCAGTGAGTCTGCTTCGGTGGCCGAGGTCATCGGGCGCTATCGGCCTTTGCTGTGGATCGATGAACCGGGCACGCTGGATGGCGGCGACATCCTGCGCATCGGCCGCGACATCTACGTCGGGGCGACTGCGCGCTCCAATGACACGGCGGTGGCGCAGCTGCGCAAGGCGGTGCTGGGTTACGGTTACCGGGTGCATCAGGTGGCGATCCAGGGCTGTCTGCACCTGAAATCGGCCGTGACCCAGATCAGCGATGACACGCTGCTGGTGCAACCGCAATGGCTGGTCGACGCCAAGGTCTTTGCCGGCTATCGCCGCATCGAAGTCGATCCCGCCGAAGAACATGCGGCCAACGCCTTGCGCATCGGCCGCTCGGTGGTCTACCCGAGTTGCTTCCCGCGCACGCAGGCGCGGATCGAATCCATCGGCGTTGAGGTGCGCGCTGTTGATGTATCGGAATTGCAGAAGGCCGAAGGCGCCGTGACCTGTTGCAGCGTGTTGTTCAGGGCGTGA
- a CDS encoding esterase family protein — protein MLTRLLLVCWLLCTWAVGPALAGTGSIAWVTPAVQAPRVQYQLMNSGAVGGQVSFHVYLPEAYTLQPSRRFPVLYYLHGSDSVLSGIAAVSAAFDNAIAAGEIPPLIVVFPNGLPNGMWCDAESGLQPVESMVVNDLIPTVDTRFRTLPGPRARLVEGFSMGGYGAARLGLRYPQLFGGYSMLGAGPLQLDFLAINPNYQPLPLRQQILAEVYGNSLAVFELRSPWRLAEAPGAALTGQISRQLIGTLDSTLQPNRDFHQHLLGLGFNRSYVEVPGVGHAVLALMDTLGGAYWQFHRDALREADLLLRDGFED, from the coding sequence GTGCTGACAAGGCTGCTGCTGGTCTGCTGGCTGCTGTGCACCTGGGCGGTCGGTCCGGCACTGGCCGGAACGGGTTCAATTGCCTGGGTCACGCCAGCTGTACAGGCACCGCGGGTCCAGTACCAGTTGATGAACAGTGGCGCGGTCGGCGGCCAGGTCAGCTTTCATGTGTACCTGCCGGAGGCCTACACCTTGCAGCCCTCACGCCGCTTTCCGGTGCTCTACTACCTGCACGGCAGCGACAGTGTGCTCAGCGGCATTGCGGCCGTGTCGGCGGCCTTCGACAACGCCATTGCCGCGGGCGAGATTCCGCCACTGATCGTGGTGTTTCCCAATGGTCTGCCCAACGGCATGTGGTGTGACGCAGAGAGCGGCCTGCAGCCGGTGGAATCGATGGTCGTCAACGACCTGATCCCGACCGTGGACACCCGCTTCCGCACCTTGCCAGGCCCCCGGGCCCGCCTGGTCGAGGGTTTCAGCATGGGCGGTTACGGCGCGGCACGCCTGGGACTGCGCTACCCGCAGCTTTTCGGCGGCTATTCGATGTTGGGTGCGGGACCGTTGCAGCTGGATTTCCTGGCGATCAATCCCAACTACCAGCCCTTGCCGCTGCGGCAGCAGATTCTGGCCGAAGTCTACGGCAACAGTTTGGCCGTATTCGAATTGCGCAGCCCGTGGCGCCTGGCCGAAGCCCCAGGTGCGGCGCTGACCGGACAGATCTCGCGCCAGCTGATCGGTACGCTCGACTCCACACTGCAGCCCAACCGCGATTTCCACCAGCACCTGCTGGGGCTCGGCTTCAACCGCAGCTATGTCGAAGTACCCGGCGTCGGTCACGCCGTCCTGGCGCTGATGGACACGCTCGGAGGCGCCTACTGGCAGTTCCACCGCGACGCCCTGCGCGAGGCGGACCTGCTGCTGCGCGATGGTTTTGAGGACTAG